The Deinococcus sp. Marseille-Q6407 genome has a window encoding:
- a CDS encoding biotin--[acetyl-CoA-carboxylase] ligase: MPDRLLPLLTDTPQSGDALGAALELSRVTVHSLAHRLQEQGVPLEVSRAGYALAAGTPAPGLVPVRGQFGQALRYFGEVSSTQDTLHDWAADPQSPASHGAVVVAERQTAGRGRRGRTWQTSGGSLVFSVLLRGPLPLASLPTLPLAAGVALQRAVGGGFLKWPNDLLDGEDRKLAGILLEAELRGEEARQAVLGIGINVSQAPSGAATAEQFRPGVSRAELLADVLGELEHWLSAPVPEVLDAWRAVSATLGRQVRFELPGQSAQNGQSGVLEGRASDLDDQGSLLVSLPDGQLVRVGAGDVELVGRLTPAQTEL; this comes from the coding sequence ATGCCTGACCGCCTGCTGCCGCTGCTGACCGATACTCCCCAGTCCGGTGACGCCCTGGGTGCGGCCCTGGAGCTGAGCCGCGTCACCGTCCACTCGCTGGCCCACCGCCTGCAGGAGCAGGGCGTGCCGCTAGAGGTGAGCCGGGCCGGCTACGCGCTGGCCGCCGGCACACCGGCGCCAGGGCTGGTGCCGGTGCGGGGGCAGTTTGGTCAGGCGCTGCGGTATTTCGGGGAGGTGAGCAGCACCCAGGACACCCTGCATGACTGGGCCGCCGACCCGCAGAGCCCCGCTTCCCACGGCGCCGTGGTGGTGGCCGAGCGGCAGACGGCCGGCCGGGGCCGCCGGGGCCGCACCTGGCAGACCAGCGGCGGCAGTCTGGTGTTCAGCGTGTTGCTGCGGGGGCCGCTGCCACTGGCGAGCTTGCCCACCCTGCCGCTGGCCGCCGGCGTGGCGCTGCAGCGGGCGGTGGGCGGCGGGTTCCTGAAGTGGCCCAACGACCTGCTGGACGGAGAGGACCGTAAGCTGGCCGGCATCCTGCTGGAAGCGGAGCTGCGCGGCGAGGAAGCCCGGCAGGCGGTGCTGGGCATCGGCATTAACGTGAGCCAGGCGCCTTCCGGGGCCGCCACCGCCGAGCAGTTCCGCCCCGGCGTGTCCCGCGCCGAGCTGCTGGCCGATGTGCTGGGCGAACTGGAACACTGGCTCTCGGCCCCGGTTCCCGAAGTGCTGGATGCCTGGCGAGCGGTGAGCGCCACCCTGGGCCGCCAGGTGCGCTTTGAGCTGCCGGGCCAGAGCGCCCAGAACGGACAGAGTGGTGTGCTGGAAGGCCGGGCCAGCGACCTGGACGACCAGGGCAGCCTGCTGGTCTCCTTGCCGGACGGACAGTTGGTCCGGGTCGGAGCGGGCGACGTGGAACTGGTCGGACGCCTGACACCGGCCCAGACTGAGCTTTAG
- a CDS encoding Fur family transcriptional regulator, which yields MTMVRQTKQRQAVIEVLRAARCHPDAAWIHSEVRKLQPTVSLGTVYRTLDALVRDGVAVTIERAGGATCYDFRREDEHHHHAVCRQCGAIFDIDAELVPPLPAGALPQGFRVTDVRLEFMGVCPCCEAAQVPEPVAS from the coding sequence ATGACGATGGTACGCCAGACCAAGCAGCGCCAGGCGGTCATCGAGGTGTTACGCGCAGCCCGCTGTCATCCCGACGCCGCCTGGATCCATTCCGAAGTCCGCAAACTCCAGCCCACGGTCAGTCTGGGGACGGTTTACCGCACCCTGGACGCCCTGGTGCGTGACGGCGTGGCCGTGACGATTGAGCGGGCCGGCGGGGCCACCTGCTACGATTTTCGCCGCGAGGACGAGCACCACCACCACGCCGTCTGCCGGCAGTGCGGCGCGATTTTCGATATTGACGCCGAGCTGGTGCCGCCGCTGCCGGCCGGAGCCCTGCCGCAGGGCTTCCGGGTGACCGATGTCCGGCTGGAATTCATGGGCGTCTGCCCCTGCTGCGAAGCCGCGCAGGTTCCGGAACCCGTGGCCTCTTGA
- a CDS encoding HNH endonuclease — protein MNHAGREEPRPTGRPASDLNAARVLVLNASYEPLQVTSIKRAITLTQFGVAEVLEESRDVVRSPSTVMQVPSVIRLRRYVRRPNTFAVPFNRRNVLRRDAFTCQYCGSGENLTLDHVMPRSRGGRHEWTNVTTACRDCNQRKGSRTPEEAQMPLQHGPRVPSFRAFAHGQFAQTQPEWEHYLR, from the coding sequence ATGAACCATGCGGGACGGGAAGAACCGCGGCCAACCGGCCGGCCGGCCAGTGACCTGAATGCGGCACGGGTACTGGTGCTCAACGCTTCGTATGAGCCGCTTCAGGTGACCAGCATCAAGCGGGCCATCACCCTGACGCAGTTCGGGGTGGCCGAGGTTCTGGAAGAAAGCCGCGACGTGGTGCGCTCGCCTTCTACCGTCATGCAGGTGCCCAGCGTGATCCGGCTGCGGCGTTATGTGCGCCGGCCCAATACCTTCGCGGTGCCGTTCAACCGCCGCAATGTGCTGCGGCGCGACGCCTTTACCTGCCAGTACTGCGGCAGCGGCGAGAATCTGACCCTGGACCATGTGATGCCCCGCTCACGGGGAGGCCGGCACGAATGGACCAACGTGACCACCGCCTGCCGCGACTGTAACCAGCGCAAGGGCAGCCGCACCCCCGAAGAGGCCCAGATGCCGCTGCAGCACGGGCCACGGGTGCCATCCTTCCGGGCGTTCGCGCACGGCCAGTTCGCGCAGACCCAGCCGGAGTGGGAACACTACCTGCGCTGA
- a CDS encoding patatin-like phospholipase family protein — MSQPLALSPQPVALAISGGGARSFYQVGALQALEDAGFTFGALAGTSSGAILAALLAAGHTGREVQSLVREGHPPGWFDLTLGRGLVQPTGLQDWLTEVLPENFEDLPLPLIIPATDIQTGEEVSFTKGPLVPAIMASSAFTGAVYPLNCEGRWLSDGGLVNEVPADLARRISRLPLIALDATAPLLELDFPKPGTKRGGLLGLVSTQSPTLPEILLQAFTITQGHLTHRKLQEAAPEWLVDFDPLRDLTLQNLDQLDRGVEIGYGFMQDLLDRQAQAGADADESAPEQSV; from the coding sequence ATGAGTCAGCCGCTTGCCCTGTCCCCGCAGCCTGTCGCCCTCGCCATCAGCGGTGGGGGAGCGCGGTCTTTTTATCAGGTGGGGGCGCTGCAGGCGCTGGAAGATGCCGGCTTTACTTTCGGGGCGTTGGCCGGAACGTCGTCAGGGGCTATTCTGGCGGCGCTGCTGGCCGCCGGTCACACCGGGCGCGAGGTGCAGTCGCTGGTGCGCGAGGGGCACCCGCCCGGCTGGTTCGACCTGACCCTGGGGCGCGGGCTGGTGCAGCCGACCGGCCTGCAGGACTGGCTGACAGAGGTGCTGCCGGAAAATTTCGAAGACCTTCCCCTGCCGCTGATTATTCCGGCGACCGATATCCAGACCGGCGAGGAAGTCTCGTTTACCAAAGGCCCGCTGGTGCCGGCCATCATGGCCAGCAGCGCTTTTACCGGGGCCGTGTATCCCCTCAACTGCGAGGGCCGCTGGCTCTCGGATGGCGGGCTGGTCAACGAGGTTCCGGCTGATCTGGCCCGGCGCATCAGCCGGCTGCCCCTGATTGCGCTGGACGCCACTGCGCCGCTGCTGGAGCTGGATTTTCCTAAGCCCGGAACCAAGCGGGGCGGCCTGCTGGGGCTGGTGTCCACCCAGTCACCCACCCTGCCCGAGATTCTGCTGCAGGCCTTTACCATTACCCAGGGGCACCTCACCCACCGCAAGTTGCAGGAGGCGGCCCCCGAGTGGCTGGTGGATTTTGACCCGCTGCGCGACCTGACGCTGCAGAACCTGGATCAGCTGGACCGTGGGGTGGAAATCGGCTACGGCTTTATGCAGGACCTGCTGGACCGCCAGGCCCAGGCCGGCGCTGACGCTGACGAATCGGCGCCTGAGCAGAGTGTTTGA
- the aceF gene encoding dihydrolipoyllysine-residue acetyltransferase: protein MATELKLPDVGDNIEQATVVTILVNPGDTISEGDPIIEIETDKAVVEVPATAGGTVESIAVSVGDKVAVGGTLLTLGGDRAGAQSGSSSSDSDAPQQGDGDRAMQAESTTTSPSDAQANNVAAEQQRAQQAEATGEAGTTTSGTSAAASAPASAGAQSAGQQVVLPDVGDNIEQATVVTILVNPGDTISEGDPIIEIETDKAVVEVPATAGGTVQSVNVKVGDQVKVGAPLLTLSGGADNAAPSAQPAASAEAGQPAPAAPQSAAAPTGEASAAAGQPAAQAAAPQQSGTRNPKTYEGRPIVPAAPSVRRLAREMHIDIHDVHGTGIAGRISEEDVRRTAGTPTAPAAAATAGAQPAAQAPVAAAQALPDFSKWGNVTREDMNGIRRATVRSMTQAWTTIPMVTHFDKADVTVMEETRKRYGERVQKAGGKLTMTHILMKVVANALHRFPKFGASLDLQNEQVVYKDFVNIGVAVDTPVGLLVPVVKDADKKSITELVLDLTDLAERARERKLKPDEMQGATFTISNLGGIGGHAFTPIVNSPEVAILGVSRGGIEPVWNREKGEFEPRNMLPLSLTYDHRLIDGADAARFLRFIAESLEDPFLISL from the coding sequence ATGGCAACTGAACTGAAACTGCCCGACGTGGGCGACAATATTGAGCAGGCCACTGTGGTGACCATTCTGGTGAACCCCGGCGACACCATTTCCGAGGGCGACCCCATCATCGAAATCGAGACCGATAAGGCCGTGGTGGAAGTCCCGGCCACCGCTGGCGGCACGGTCGAGAGCATCGCCGTCAGCGTGGGTGACAAGGTGGCGGTGGGTGGCACCCTGCTGACCCTGGGCGGGGATAGGGCCGGCGCCCAGAGCGGCAGCAGTAGCAGCGACAGCGACGCTCCCCAGCAGGGCGACGGTGACCGCGCCATGCAGGCAGAGAGCACCACCACCAGCCCCAGTGATGCGCAGGCCAACAACGTGGCCGCCGAACAGCAACGCGCCCAGCAGGCCGAGGCCACTGGCGAAGCCGGCACGACCACTTCGGGTACGTCGGCTGCGGCCTCGGCGCCGGCCAGCGCGGGCGCCCAGAGTGCCGGCCAACAAGTGGTGCTGCCCGACGTGGGCGACAATATTGAGCAGGCCACTGTGGTGACCATTCTGGTGAACCCCGGCGACACCATTTCTGAGGGCGACCCCATCATCGAAATCGAAACCGACAAGGCTGTGGTAGAAGTCCCCGCCACCGCCGGCGGCACCGTGCAGAGCGTGAACGTGAAGGTGGGCGATCAGGTGAAGGTGGGCGCTCCGTTGCTGACCCTGAGTGGCGGCGCAGACAATGCGGCGCCCAGCGCTCAGCCGGCCGCATCCGCTGAAGCCGGCCAGCCTGCACCGGCAGCGCCACAGTCCGCCGCAGCCCCGACCGGCGAAGCCAGCGCTGCTGCCGGACAGCCAGCCGCCCAGGCCGCTGCACCACAGCAGTCCGGCACCCGGAACCCCAAAACCTACGAGGGCCGGCCCATCGTGCCGGCGGCCCCCAGCGTGCGCCGTCTGGCCCGTGAAATGCACATTGATATTCACGATGTGCACGGCACTGGCATCGCCGGGCGCATCAGCGAAGAAGACGTGCGCCGCACTGCCGGCACGCCCACGGCCCCGGCTGCAGCGGCTACGGCAGGTGCTCAGCCGGCGGCGCAGGCCCCAGTCGCCGCTGCACAGGCGCTGCCTGACTTCTCCAAGTGGGGCAACGTGACCCGCGAGGACATGAACGGCATTCGCCGCGCCACCGTGCGCTCCATGACCCAGGCCTGGACCACCATCCCGATGGTCACCCACTTCGACAAGGCCGACGTGACCGTGATGGAAGAAACCCGCAAGCGTTACGGCGAGCGGGTGCAGAAGGCCGGCGGCAAGCTCACCATGACCCATATCCTGATGAAGGTGGTGGCGAATGCCCTGCACCGTTTCCCCAAGTTTGGGGCCAGCCTGGACCTACAGAACGAACAGGTCGTCTACAAGGACTTCGTCAACATCGGCGTGGCGGTGGATACCCCGGTGGGCCTGCTGGTGCCGGTGGTCAAGGACGCCGACAAGAAGAGCATCACCGAACTGGTGCTGGACCTGACCGACCTGGCCGAGCGCGCCCGTGAACGCAAGCTCAAGCCCGACGAGATGCAGGGCGCGACCTTTACCATCTCCAACCTGGGCGGCATCGGCGGCCACGCTTTTACGCCGATCGTCAACAGCCCAGAAGTGGCGATTTTGGGTGTGTCGCGCGGCGGCATCGAGCCGGTCTGGAACCGGGAAAAAGGCGAGTTCGAGCCGCGCAACATGCTGCCGCTCTCGCTCACCTACGACCACCGCCTGATTGACGGCGCTGACGCGGCCCGCTTCCTGCGCTTTATTGCCGAGTCGCTGGAAGACCCGTTCCTGATCTCACTCTGA
- the aceE gene encoding pyruvate dehydrogenase (acetyl-transferring), homodimeric type has product MTHLPAIPPRVRLPDQQREELNQTETREWIDSLAYVLADGGRKRSAELLEALDAWAYDRGVPIEYKQSTPYINTISSGRQPDYPGDMELEHRIRNIIRWNAVVMVIRANKASDGIGGHLASYASSAELLEVGFNHFFRGAGAGKDRDLVFFQGHISPGIYARSFLEGRFDEARLNNFRRELQPDGPGLSSYPHPWLMPDYWEFPTVSMGLGPLQAVYQARFMKYLENRGLKEKGDGKVWAFMGDGEMDEPQSVAGLRFAAYENLDNLIFVLNANLQRLDGPVRANSKVIQEFEALFRGAGWNVIKVVWGSKWDELLTKEGAPLIIQRFERMVDGESQRYAAFGAKELREQFFNTPELQQLIAEWRDDDLAQLNRGGHDVQKVYAAYQAAVQHKGSPTVIITRTVKGYGLGESAEARNVAHQVKKLDFEAMKNLRDLLDIPLNDEQVEHLEFYHPGEDSPEVQYVKAQREQLGGFMPARQAEYPHPTVPDGKFYEEYAAGSGERELSTTMAAVSIMSKLLRDKQIGKYIVPIVPDEARTFGMDALVPRVGIYSPRGQTYTPVDSGSLMYYKEAVDGQMLEEGITEDGAMASWIAAGTAYAHFGIPTMPFYMLYSMFGMQRVGDLVWAAADQRARGFILGATAGRTTLAGEGLQHQDGNSHLQAYVVPNLKTYDPAFAYELAVIFEHGIQRMYVEGIDEFYYVTVDNENERQPAMPEDHERVREGIVRGMYLFQPAADAQGQELRAQLLASGPAMGAAQEAVELLKKYGVAADLWSVTSYKELHQDALLTQRWNMLHPTEDPKVSFVASQLDEQSAPGVLVSVSDYVKLGAEGLNGHLSRKLWTLGTDGFGRSEAREELRDFFEVDARHVALTALYALKDEGKLKGEVVAQALQDFGIDPERQAPVLR; this is encoded by the coding sequence ATGACTCATCTTCCCGCTATTCCCCCCCGCGTGCGGCTGCCCGATCAGCAGCGCGAGGAGCTGAACCAGACCGAGACCCGCGAGTGGATCGATTCGCTGGCCTACGTGCTGGCCGATGGTGGCCGCAAGCGCAGCGCCGAACTGCTTGAAGCCTTGGACGCCTGGGCTTACGACCGTGGCGTGCCCATCGAGTACAAGCAGAGCACGCCGTACATCAACACCATTTCCTCGGGCCGGCAGCCCGACTACCCCGGTGACATGGAGCTGGAACACCGCATCCGCAACATCATCCGCTGGAACGCCGTGGTGATGGTCATCCGTGCCAACAAGGCGTCGGACGGCATCGGCGGGCACCTGGCCTCCTACGCCTCCAGCGCCGAGCTGCTGGAAGTGGGCTTCAACCACTTTTTCCGTGGCGCCGGCGCCGGCAAGGACCGCGACCTGGTGTTTTTCCAGGGGCACATCAGCCCCGGCATCTACGCCCGCTCCTTCCTGGAAGGCCGCTTCGACGAGGCGCGGCTGAACAACTTCCGCCGTGAACTGCAGCCCGACGGCCCCGGCCTGAGCAGCTACCCGCACCCCTGGCTGATGCCCGACTACTGGGAATTCCCCACCGTCAGCATGGGCCTGGGCCCCTTGCAGGCGGTGTATCAGGCCCGCTTCATGAAGTACCTGGAAAACCGTGGCCTCAAGGAAAAGGGCGACGGCAAAGTCTGGGCCTTTATGGGCGACGGCGAGATGGACGAGCCGCAGTCGGTGGCCGGGCTGCGCTTTGCCGCCTACGAGAACCTCGACAACCTGATTTTCGTGCTGAATGCCAACCTCCAGCGGCTGGACGGCCCGGTGCGCGCCAACTCCAAGGTGATTCAGGAGTTCGAGGCGCTGTTCCGTGGCGCCGGCTGGAACGTGATCAAAGTGGTGTGGGGCAGCAAGTGGGACGAACTGCTGACCAAGGAAGGCGCGCCGCTGATCATTCAGCGTTTCGAGCGCATGGTGGACGGCGAGTCGCAGCGCTACGCCGCGTTTGGGGCCAAGGAGCTGCGCGAGCAGTTCTTCAACACCCCCGAGTTGCAGCAGCTGATTGCCGAGTGGCGTGACGACGACCTGGCCCAGCTGAACCGTGGCGGCCACGACGTGCAGAAGGTCTATGCCGCCTATCAGGCTGCCGTGCAGCATAAAGGCAGCCCCACCGTGATCATCACCCGCACGGTGAAGGGCTACGGCCTGGGCGAAAGCGCCGAGGCCCGCAACGTGGCGCACCAGGTCAAGAAGCTGGACTTCGAGGCCATGAAGAACCTGCGCGATCTGCTGGACATCCCCCTGAACGACGAGCAAGTGGAGCACCTGGAGTTCTACCACCCCGGCGAGGACAGCCCCGAAGTGCAGTATGTGAAAGCACAGCGCGAGCAGCTGGGCGGGTTCATGCCGGCGCGCCAGGCCGAGTATCCCCACCCCACTGTGCCCGACGGCAAGTTCTACGAGGAATACGCGGCCGGCAGCGGCGAGCGTGAACTGAGCACCACCATGGCCGCCGTGAGCATCATGTCCAAGCTGCTGCGCGACAAGCAGATCGGTAAGTACATCGTGCCCATCGTGCCCGACGAGGCCCGCACCTTCGGGATGGACGCCCTGGTGCCGCGCGTGGGTATCTACTCGCCGCGCGGCCAGACCTACACCCCGGTGGACAGCGGTTCGCTGATGTACTACAAGGAAGCGGTGGACGGTCAGATGCTGGAAGAAGGCATCACCGAAGACGGCGCGATGGCCTCGTGGATTGCGGCCGGCACGGCCTATGCCCACTTCGGTATTCCTACCATGCCCTTTTACATGCTGTATTCCATGTTCGGCATGCAGCGGGTGGGCGACCTGGTCTGGGCCGCCGCCGACCAGCGCGCCCGTGGCTTTATCCTGGGCGCCACCGCGGGCCGCACCACCCTGGCGGGTGAGGGCCTGCAGCACCAAGACGGCAACAGCCACCTGCAAGCCTACGTGGTGCCCAACCTCAAGACCTACGATCCGGCTTTCGCTTACGAGCTGGCGGTGATTTTCGAGCACGGCATCCAGCGGATGTATGTGGAAGGCATCGACGAGTTTTATTACGTGACCGTGGACAACGAAAACGAGCGTCAGCCGGCCATGCCGGAAGACCACGAACGGGTCCGCGAGGGCATCGTCCGGGGCATGTACCTGTTCCAGCCGGCCGCCGACGCGCAGGGCCAGGAACTGCGTGCCCAGCTGCTGGCCTCCGGCCCGGCGATGGGCGCCGCACAGGAAGCGGTGGAACTGCTCAAGAAGTACGGCGTGGCGGCCGACCTGTGGAGCGTGACCTCGTACAAGGAACTGCATCAGGACGCCCTGCTGACCCAGCGCTGGAACATGCTGCACCCTACCGAGGACCCCAAAGTGTCTTTCGTGGCCAGTCAGCTGGACGAGCAGAGCGCACCCGGCGTACTGGTGTCGGTCAGCGACTATGTCAAGCTCGGCGCCGAGGGCCTTAACGGCCACCTCAGCCGCAAGCTCTGGACGCTGGGCACCGACGGCTTCGGCCGCAGCGAGGCCCGCGAGGAACTGCGCGACTTCTTCGAGGTAGACGCCCGGCACGTGGCTCTGACCGCCCTGTACGCGCTCAAGGACGAAGGCAAGCTGAAGGGCGAAGTGGTGGCGCAGGCGCTGCAGGACTTCGGTATTGACCCGGAGCGGCAGGCCCCGGTGCTGCGCTGA
- a CDS encoding LysR family transcriptional regulator, translated as MELRHLRHFIALAEEGHFGRAAERVYVVQQALSSSVRRLEEEVGVPLVERSTRRVRLTPAGREFLSGARATLALADQTLERTRRAARGEVGRLTVGFVSGLAFGGLPDIVRVFKERFPEVGVELRELSAQEQEEALRSEQISVGLLLLPVRDPGLDSAPLWREPLVAALPASHPLAARPRLKIQDLKDEDFVFFPRHQRATYFDQVMQWCAEAGFTPQVVQEALEVPTLLSLVSAGVGIFLPISFFQGLGMNGVAYRPLEDAPLVDIVAVWPREQRDALLDAFLQVAAEVLGPPGREVQPASRLTDAAR; from the coding sequence ATGGAACTTCGCCACCTGCGCCATTTTATTGCCCTGGCCGAAGAAGGCCACTTCGGACGCGCCGCCGAGCGGGTTTATGTGGTGCAGCAGGCGCTGAGCAGTTCGGTGCGCCGGCTGGAAGAGGAGGTGGGCGTGCCGCTGGTGGAGCGCAGCACCCGGCGAGTCCGGCTGACCCCGGCCGGCCGCGAGTTCCTGAGCGGAGCTCGCGCAACGCTGGCCCTGGCCGACCAGACACTGGAACGCACCCGCCGGGCGGCGCGCGGCGAGGTGGGCCGGCTGACGGTGGGCTTTGTCAGCGGGCTGGCTTTCGGCGGCCTGCCGGACATCGTGCGGGTGTTCAAGGAACGCTTTCCCGAGGTGGGCGTGGAACTGCGCGAGCTGAGCGCACAGGAGCAGGAGGAAGCGCTGCGCAGCGAGCAGATTTCGGTGGGGTTGCTGCTGCTGCCGGTGCGCGACCCCGGCCTGGATTCGGCGCCGCTGTGGCGCGAGCCGCTGGTGGCGGCACTGCCCGCCTCGCACCCGCTGGCGGCGCGGCCCCGGCTGAAGATCCAGGACCTCAAAGACGAGGACTTCGTGTTTTTCCCCCGGCATCAGCGGGCCACCTATTTCGATCAGGTGATGCAGTGGTGCGCTGAGGCCGGCTTTACCCCGCAGGTGGTGCAGGAGGCGCTGGAGGTGCCCACCCTGCTCTCGCTGGTGTCGGCGGGGGTGGGGATTTTCCTGCCGATCAGCTTTTTTCAGGGGCTGGGCATGAACGGCGTGGCGTACCGCCCGCTGGAAGACGCTCCGCTGGTGGACATCGTGGCCGTGTGGCCTCGGGAGCAGCGTGACGCCCTGCTGGACGCTTTCTTACAGGTGGCAGCCGAGGTGCTGGGGCCGCCCGGCAGAGAGGTGCAGCCCGCTTCACGACTCACAGACGCTGCCCGTTAG
- a CDS encoding quinone-dependent dihydroorotate dehydrogenase, whose translation MHLYRDLIKPQLFRRDPEEIHHLTIAGLSRAGQLPGLPGLARELSLPRNPALHQTLWGRDFASPLGLAAGLDKNAEAVPAFGAMGFGFLEVGTITPRAQSGNERPRLFRLPEDDALINRMGFNNDGVEAVRERLEGSSRLCPVWVNIGKNKVTPNEQAALDYRRCVAALYPVADAFAVNVSSPNTPGLRALQAAGDLRALVHEIMEEAELQRVRTTRRRPPVLVKLAPDLHPADFEASVDAVLQAGADGLIISNTTLSREGLRSSYRGESGGLSGRPLRERSTELVRLGFQQARGRVPVVGVGGIFSAEDAFEKILAGASLVEVYSGLIYGGPTLPAEIARGLSRLLEREGFRSVGEAVGARSM comes from the coding sequence ATGCACCTCTACCGTGACCTGATCAAGCCGCAGCTGTTTCGCCGCGATCCCGAGGAGATTCACCACCTCACCATCGCGGGCCTGAGCCGCGCCGGACAGCTGCCGGGGCTGCCAGGGCTGGCACGTGAGCTGAGCCTGCCACGCAACCCCGCGCTGCACCAGACGCTGTGGGGCCGTGATTTCGCCTCGCCGCTGGGGCTGGCGGCCGGGCTGGACAAGAACGCCGAAGCGGTGCCGGCTTTCGGGGCGATGGGGTTCGGCTTTCTGGAGGTGGGCACCATCACCCCACGGGCGCAGAGCGGCAACGAGCGGCCCCGGCTGTTCCGCCTGCCGGAAGACGACGCCCTGATCAACCGGATGGGCTTTAACAACGACGGCGTGGAAGCGGTGCGCGAGCGGCTGGAAGGAAGCTCCCGGCTGTGCCCGGTGTGGGTCAACATCGGCAAGAACAAGGTGACGCCCAACGAGCAAGCGGCGCTGGATTACCGCCGCTGCGTGGCCGCGCTGTATCCGGTGGCCGACGCTTTCGCCGTCAACGTGAGCAGCCCCAATACGCCGGGGCTGCGGGCCCTGCAGGCGGCCGGCGACCTGCGGGCGCTGGTGCACGAGATCATGGAAGAGGCCGAGTTGCAGCGGGTGCGCACCACTCGCCGCCGGCCGCCGGTGCTGGTCAAACTGGCCCCCGACCTGCACCCGGCCGATTTCGAAGCCAGTGTGGACGCGGTCTTGCAGGCAGGCGCCGACGGCCTGATCATCTCCAACACCACCCTGAGCCGCGAAGGGCTGCGCAGCTCCTACCGGGGCGAAAGCGGCGGCCTGAGCGGGCGGCCGCTGCGGGAGCGCTCTACAGAGCTGGTCCGGTTGGGCTTTCAGCAGGCACGCGGCCGGGTGCCGGTTGTGGGAGTGGGCGGCATCTTCAGCGCCGAGGACGCCTTCGAGAAGATTCTGGCCGGCGCCAGCCTGGTGGAAGTCTACTCGGGCCTGATTTACGGCGGGCCCACCCTGCCAGCCGAAATTGCCCGTGGCCTGAGCCGACTGCTGGAGCGCGAAGGGTTCCGCAGCGTAGGCGAGGCGGTGGGCGCGCGCTCCATGTAG
- the queF gene encoding preQ(1) synthase, with product MTDTQPADTQQDCGGFDRRYDVKGLDAIDVDVLGTFPAMREDDPVKYPGEPSEIVITTDEFSPVCPWSGLPDFGRLEIRYVPREKCVELKSLKYYLTSYRFVGIFHEHATRRVLADLVGLLDPLSLSIDCDYGLRGGIRTVVKANYVAEDQKS from the coding sequence ATGACTGATACCCAACCTGCCGACACCCAGCAAGACTGCGGCGGCTTCGACCGCCGTTACGACGTCAAGGGCCTGGACGCCATCGACGTGGACGTGCTGGGCACCTTTCCGGCCATGCGCGAGGACGACCCGGTCAAGTACCCGGGCGAGCCTAGCGAAATCGTGATCACCACCGACGAGTTCAGCCCGGTGTGCCCCTGGAGCGGCCTGCCGGATTTCGGCCGGCTGGAGATCCGCTACGTGCCGCGCGAAAAGTGCGTGGAACTCAAGAGCCTGAAGTACTACCTGACCTCCTACCGCTTCGTGGGCATCTTCCACGAGCATGCCACCCGGCGGGTGCTGGCCGACCTGGTGGGGCTGCTGGACCCGCTGAGCCTGAGCATTGACTGTGACTATGGCCTGCGCGGCGGCATTCGCACGGTGGTCAAGGCCAACTACGTGGCCGAGGATCAGAAAAGCTGA
- a CDS encoding 6-pyruvoyl trahydropterin synthase family protein: protein MPWKLSTEFTFDSAHIIEGYDGPCGRLHGHTYRVRMELESGRLRPSAFIKRDIMVADFKSLKWAKKDVEQGGLDHMFLNEHPELGADTTAEVIAAFLHRETMRRIHQDLEAGDDGADLKLRVFLWETPESCCEYWE, encoded by the coding sequence ATGCCCTGGAAGCTGTCTACTGAGTTCACCTTCGACTCGGCGCACATTATTGAAGGCTACGACGGCCCCTGCGGGCGGCTGCACGGCCACACCTACCGGGTGCGGATGGAACTGGAAAGCGGGCGCCTGCGCCCCAGCGCCTTTATCAAGCGCGACATCATGGTGGCGGATTTCAAGAGCCTAAAATGGGCCAAGAAGGACGTGGAGCAGGGCGGGCTGGACCATATGTTCCTCAACGAGCATCCTGAGCTCGGAGCTGACACCACCGCCGAGGTGATTGCCGCTTTTCTGCACCGCGAGACCATGCGCCGCATTCATCAGGACCTGGAAGCGGGCGACGACGGCGCCGACCTGAAACTGCGGGTCTTCCTGTGGGAAACGCCGGAGTCGTGCTGTGAATACTGGGAATGA